In uncultured Methanobrevibacter sp., the following are encoded in one genomic region:
- the mcrB gene encoding coenzyme-B sulfoethylthiotransferase subunit beta, with protein sequence MKIYDDILDLYGPDGKILEESVPLESISPLKNSAIQEMIYDIKRSCAVNLAGIENGLKNAAMGGKATYIPGRELDYEIVENADVIADKIKKILRVNEDDDTTVELINDGQQLLVQLPFERLNVAADYSVSTMQTGAATIQAIIDSFEVNMFDASTIKTAVMGAYPRTVDLSGANISALLGPPVLLEGLGYGLRNVMANHVVAITNKQTLNAAALSSIMEQTAMIETGDASGAFERMHLLTLAYQGLNANNLVFDIVKENGNGTVGTVIQSLVGRAIEDNVIRVAKKMPSGYNMYEPVDWALWNAYAAAGLLAAVIVNVGAARAAQGVASTVLYYNDMLEYETGLPGVDYGRTEGVGVGFSFFSHSIYGGGGPGTFHGNHVVTRHAKGTAIPCASAAMCLDAGTQMFSVKRTSALIGIVYGTIDNLRNPIPNVAKVAGEIKDKI encoded by the coding sequence ATGAAAATATATGATGATATTCTGGATTTGTATGGTCCTGATGGAAAAATCCTTGAGGAATCCGTACCATTGGAATCCATTAGCCCACTTAAGAATTCTGCTATACAGGAAATGATTTATGACATTAAAAGGTCCTGTGCAGTCAATTTGGCAGGTATTGAAAATGGTTTAAAGAATGCGGCAATGGGTGGAAAAGCGACATATATTCCAGGAAGAGAATTGGATTATGAAATTGTTGAGAATGCAGATGTAATCGCTGATAAAATCAAGAAAATTCTTCGTGTTAATGAGGATGATGATACAACTGTTGAACTAATCAACGATGGCCAACAATTGTTGGTTCAATTGCCTTTTGAACGTTTAAATGTTGCTGCAGATTATTCTGTTTCAACAATGCAGACTGGTGCTGCAACCATTCAGGCAATTATTGACAGCTTTGAAGTTAACATGTTCGATGCATCAACAATCAAAACTGCAGTAATGGGAGCATATCCGAGAACTGTCGATCTTTCAGGTGCTAATATCAGTGCTCTTTTAGGGCCTCCTGTATTGTTGGAAGGATTGGGATATGGTTTAAGAAATGTCATGGCAAACCATGTAGTTGCCATTACCAATAAGCAAACTTTAAATGCAGCTGCATTGTCTTCAATCATGGAACAGACTGCAATGATTGAAACTGGTGATGCTTCTGGTGCATTTGAAAGAATGCATTTATTGACATTGGCGTATCAAGGTTTAAATGCAAATAATTTAGTGTTTGACATCGTTAAAGAAAATGGTAATGGAACTGTTGGAACAGTTATCCAATCATTGGTTGGAAGAGCGATTGAAGACAATGTTATCAGAGTTGCTAAAAAAATGCCATCAGGATATAATATGTATGAGCCTGTGGATTGGGCATTATGGAATGCATATGCTGCTGCAGGATTGCTTGCTGCAGTCATTGTTAATGTAGGTGCTGCAAGAGCCGCTCAGGGCGTAGCTTCAACAGTATTGTATTATAATGACATGCTGGAATATGAGACAGGCCTTCCTGGTGTAGATTACGGTAGAACTGAGGGCGTAGGTGTAGGATTTAGTTTCTTCTCCCATTCCATTTATGGTGGTGGGGGACCGGGTACATTCCACGGAAACCACGTAGTGACAAGACATGCAAAAGGAACTGCAATTCCTTGTGCATCAGCTGCAATGTGTCTGGATGCAGGAACTCAGATGTTTTCAGTTAAAAGAACATCTGCATTAATTGGAATTGTGTATGGTACTATTGATAACCTTAGAAACCCTATTCCAAATGTGGCCAAGGTTGCAGGAGAAATTAAAGATAAAATTTAA
- the mcrD gene encoding methyl-coenzyme M reductase operon protein D encodes MDESKQVNVIDIKIIPNRFLKPDTCEKILNEIYELEGNMRVLIHGPSLPKKVFYGPGKGHEVNHTDRKTIQVKGNDVDLRVMVGDIIITADISKFNEFMDKLQVILDENMPCDVTVLVGRFTRTKSTISDYLKYGESFENHIDKRYIGLVDSSARSSETVKVIK; translated from the coding sequence ATGGATGAATCAAAACAAGTAAATGTAATTGATATTAAGATTATTCCAAACAGATTTTTAAAGCCAGACACCTGTGAAAAAATTCTAAATGAGATTTATGAATTGGAAGGAAACATGAGAGTATTGATACATGGCCCTTCTCTTCCCAAAAAAGTATTTTATGGTCCTGGCAAAGGCCATGAAGTAAATCATACAGACAGAAAAACAATTCAAGTTAAAGGAAATGATGTGGATTTAAGAGTCATGGTTGGAGATATTATCATCACGGCAGATATTTCCAAATTCAATGAGTTCATGGATAAATTGCAGGTTATTTTAGACGAAAACATGCCATGTGATGTTACAGTTTTGGTTGGAAGATTCACTCGAACTAAAAGCACAATTTCCGATTATTTAAAATATGGTGAAAGTTTTGAAAATCATATTGATAAACGTTACATTGGTTTAGTTGATTCTAGTGCACGAAGTTCTGAAACGGTAAAAGTTATAAAATAA
- the mcrG gene encoding coenzyme-B sulfoethylthiotransferase subunit gamma produces MTYEAQFGPGETKIAENRRKHMDPEHKFKKIREVSDEGIVKILGHRNPGESYKTVHPPLAEMEDDGDIIKSIVEPTPGAAEGIRVRYIQFADSMYNAPAQPYDRARTYMWRYRGVDTGTLSGRQVIEIREQDLEKISKELIETDIFDPARSGMRGATVHGHSLRLDENGLMFDGLQRYVFNEDDGHVYYAKDQVGRPLDELVDVGVPLDEEYLKEITTIYREDNIGMRQDKEALEVVENIHEARTKGGYGLGVFSKDLKKKLGE; encoded by the coding sequence ATGACATATGAAGCACAATTTGGCCCTGGTGAAACAAAAATTGCTGAAAACAGAAGAAAGCATATGGATCCAGAGCATAAATTTAAAAAGATAAGGGAAGTCTCTGATGAGGGTATCGTAAAGATATTGGGTCATAGAAATCCTGGTGAAAGTTATAAAACAGTTCATCCACCATTGGCTGAAATGGAAGATGATGGGGATATTATTAAAAGTATTGTAGAACCTACTCCTGGTGCCGCAGAAGGTATTAGGGTCAGGTATATTCAATTTGCTGATTCAATGTACAATGCTCCGGCACAGCCTTATGATAGGGCAAGAACTTACATGTGGAGATACAGAGGGGTAGATACAGGTACATTGTCTGGAAGACAAGTAATAGAAATAAGAGAACAAGATTTAGAAAAAATTTCAAAAGAATTGATAGAAACAGATATTTTTGACCCTGCCCGATCAGGTATGAGGGGAGCGACAGTACATGGGCACTCATTAAGATTGGATGAAAATGGGTTAATGTTTGATGGACTTCAAAGATATGTCTTCAATGAAGATGATGGTCATGTTTACTATGCTAAAGATCAGGTCGGCCGTCCATTGGATGAGTTGGTAGATGTCGGTGTACCTTTGGATGAAGAATATCTAAAAGAAATCACAACCATTTACAGGGAAGATAATATTGGTATGAGACAAGATAAAGAAGCACTTGAGGTAGTTGAAAATATTCATGAAGCACGTACCAAAGGTGGATATGGTTTAGGAGTATTTTCTAAAGACTTAAAAAAGAAATTAGGTGAATGA
- a CDS encoding F420-dependent methylenetetrahydromethanopterin dehydrogenase yields MVVKIAIIKSGNIGTSPVIDLLLDERADRPNIDVRTFGSGAKMNPEQIEDVVPKIDAFEPDFAIFISPNPGAPGPAKARELLSEKDIPAIIVGDAPGKGKKDEMDEQGLGYIIVMSDPMIGAKREWLDPTEMAIFNSDILKVLAETGALRLVQKTIDAVIAQADAGEAIELPKLIVTAEKAAEAGGFANPYAKAKAIAAYEMAGSVANLDMKGCFMTKGFENFIPLVAAAHEIAACAAKLAQEAREIEKANDTVLRTPHMKEGNSGCKTDLISKPQ; encoded by the coding sequence ATGGTTGTAAAAATCGCAATAATTAAAAGTGGAAATATCGGTACATCACCGGTTATTGACCTATTGTTAGACGAAAGAGCAGACAGACCAAATATCGATGTAAGAACCTTTGGATCTGGAGCTAAAATGAATCCGGAACAAATAGAAGACGTTGTACCTAAAATAGATGCTTTCGAACCTGATTTCGCAATCTTCATTAGCCCAAACCCAGGAGCACCTGGACCAGCTAAAGCAAGAGAACTCTTATCTGAAAAAGACATTCCTGCTATTATTGTTGGTGACGCACCTGGTAAAGGTAAAAAAGATGAAATGGATGAACAAGGTCTCGGTTACATCATTGTCATGTCCGACCCAATGATTGGTGCAAAAAGAGAATGGTTAGACCCAACTGAAATGGCTATCTTCAACTCTGACATCTTAAAAGTACTCGCAGAAACCGGAGCATTAAGATTAGTCCAGAAAACCATTGATGCTGTAATCGCTCAAGCTGATGCAGGTGAAGCAATCGAATTACCTAAACTCATTGTTACCGCTGAAAAAGCTGCAGAAGCTGGTGGATTTGCAAACCCATACGCAAAAGCAAAAGCTATCGCTGCATATGAAATGGCTGGATCCGTTGCTAACTTAGACATGAAAGGTTGTTTCATGACTAAAGGTTTTGAAAACTTCATCCCGTTAGTAGCTGCTGCTCATGAAATTGCTGCATGCGCTGCTAAATTAGCACAAGAAGCAAGAGAAATCGAAAAAGCAAACGACACAGTTTTAAGAACCCCTCACATGAAAGAAGGAAACTCAGGTTGTAAAACAGATTTAATTAGTAAACCGCAATAA
- the mcrA gene encoding coenzyme-B sulfoethylthiotransferase subunit alpha, whose product MEDKKFLEALNNKFKGEDQESDHTSFYCFGGWRQSERKREFNDTAEKLAKERNMPFYNPDIGVPLGQRQLMAYKISGTEDYVEGDDLHFCNNSAIQQLVDDIKRTIIVGMDTAHSVLQERLGVEVTPETINEYMENINHALPGGAVVQEHMVEVHPGLVDDCYAKIFTGNDDLADELDKRVLIDINKEFPEDQAEMLKKYVGNKTYQVSKVPTLVVRACDGGTVSRWSAMQIGMSFINAYKLCAGEAAIADFSYAAKHADVIGMAAFLPARRARGPNEPGGVAFGTLADIVQTSRISDDPAEITLEVIAAGAALYDQVWLGSYMSGGVGFTQYASATYTDDILDDFIYYGMDYVEDNYGMCQAELSMDTVRDISTEVTLYGLEQYELPTLLETHFGGSQRASVVSAAAGCSAAFATGNSNAGVNGWYLSMILHKEAHSRLGFYGYDLQDQAGAANSLSVRSDEGLIHELRGPNYPNYAMNVGHQPEYAGIAQAPHAARGDAFCTNPLIKIAFADNNNTFDFKHVRKEIARGALREFMPSGERDIIIPSR is encoded by the coding sequence TTGGAAGATAAAAAATTTTTAGAAGCTTTAAACAATAAGTTTAAAGGAGAAGACCAGGAAAGTGATCACACCAGTTTCTACTGCTTTGGTGGATGGAGGCAATCCGAAAGAAAAAGGGAATTCAATGATACTGCTGAAAAGCTGGCTAAAGAAAGAAACATGCCTTTCTATAATCCTGACATTGGAGTGCCGTTAGGTCAAAGGCAATTGATGGCATATAAAATCTCTGGTACTGAAGATTATGTTGAAGGGGATGATTTACACTTCTGTAACAATTCAGCTATCCAACAATTGGTGGATGACATTAAAAGAACCATTATTGTGGGAATGGACACAGCACATTCAGTATTGCAGGAAAGATTGGGTGTTGAAGTAACTCCAGAAACAATCAATGAGTATATGGAAAACATTAACCATGCGCTTCCTGGAGGAGCAGTAGTTCAAGAGCATATGGTGGAAGTGCATCCGGGTCTTGTAGATGATTGTTATGCTAAAATCTTCACAGGTAATGATGATTTGGCTGATGAATTGGATAAAAGGGTGTTGATTGATATCAACAAGGAGTTTCCAGAAGACCAGGCTGAAATGCTTAAAAAATATGTTGGAAATAAAACATATCAAGTAAGTAAAGTTCCTACACTTGTCGTAAGGGCATGTGATGGTGGTACAGTTTCAAGATGGTCTGCTATGCAAATCGGTATGAGTTTCATTAATGCATATAAATTATGTGCTGGGGAAGCAGCTATTGCGGACTTTTCATATGCTGCAAAACATGCTGACGTTATTGGTATGGCAGCATTCTTACCTGCAAGACGTGCAAGAGGCCCTAATGAACCTGGTGGTGTAGCATTTGGTACATTGGCAGATATTGTTCAAACTTCAAGAATTTCCGATGACCCCGCTGAGATAACATTGGAAGTAATTGCTGCGGGAGCTGCATTATACGACCAGGTATGGCTAGGTTCATATATGTCTGGAGGAGTAGGATTTACCCAATATGCTAGTGCAACATACACTGATGATATTTTGGATGACTTTATCTATTATGGTATGGACTATGTAGAAGACAACTATGGAATGTGCCAAGCGGAGTTAAGTATGGATACAGTACGTGACATTTCTACTGAAGTAACACTTTATGGATTGGAACAATATGAATTGCCTACTCTTTTGGAAACACACTTTGGTGGTTCTCAAAGAGCTTCTGTGGTATCTGCAGCAGCAGGCTGTTCCGCAGCTTTCGCTACAGGAAATTCAAATGCTGGTGTTAATGGTTGGTATCTAAGTATGATTTTGCATAAGGAAGCTCATTCCAGACTTGGATTTTATGGTTATGACTTGCAGGATCAGGCTGGTGCGGCCAATTCTTTATCAGTTAGAAGTGATGAAGGTTTAATTCACGAATTAAGAGGACCTAATTATCCAAACTATGCGATGAACGTAGGTCACCAACCAGAATATGCAGGAATTGCCCAAGCGCCTCATGCTGCAAGAGGGGATGCATTCTGTACAAATCCTCTAATTAAAATTGCTTTCGCAGATAATAATAATACATTCGATTTCAAACATGTGAGAAAAGAAATCGCTAGAGGAGCTTTAAGGGAATTCATGCCATCTGGTGAAAGAGATATTATTATCCCATCAAGATAA
- a CDS encoding PhzF family phenazine biosynthesis protein, with translation MKQYVVDVFTNQIFKGNPAAVCILDEWINEEVMLNIAIENNLSETAFAVKNSNQYEIRWFTPGGEVDLCGHATLATAFVILNFYENTDEIYFKTIDNIQLSVKRRDTLYEMEFPAYDLKSVNITDEIINALGVKPNEIFKARDLLCVLDSPQSVIDFKPNLDKIEKLEGLLLHITAKGKEYDCVSRSFGPKLNIPEDPVCGSGHCHIVPY, from the coding sequence ATGAAACAGTATGTTGTTGATGTTTTTACCAATCAGATATTTAAAGGAAATCCTGCGGCAGTCTGCATTCTTGATGAATGGATAAATGAAGAGGTGATGTTAAATATAGCCATTGAAAACAACCTATCTGAAACTGCATTTGCAGTTAAAAACTCCAATCAATATGAAATCAGATGGTTTACGCCAGGAGGTGAGGTAGACCTCTGTGGACATGCAACACTAGCAACAGCCTTTGTAATACTAAACTTTTATGAAAACACAGATGAAATTTATTTTAAAACAATTGATAATATCCAATTATCTGTTAAAAGAAGAGATACATTATATGAAATGGAATTTCCAGCATATGATTTGAAATCAGTGAACATAACTGACGAAATCATCAATGCATTGGGAGTAAAACCAAATGAGATTTTTAAAGCAAGAGATTTGTTATGTGTATTGGATAGTCCCCAAAGTGTAATTGATTTTAAACCAAATTTAGATAAAATAGAAAAATTAGAAGGACTATTACTTCATATTACTGCAAAAGGAAAGGAATATGATTGCGTTTCAAGATCATTCGGACCAAAATTAAATATTCCTGAAGATCCAGTATGCGGTTCTGGGCATTGCCATATTGTGCCATACTAG